One Candidatus Niyogibacteria bacterium genomic region harbors:
- a CDS encoding MerR family DNA-binding transcriptional regulator → MGRYMTIKEAAKYLGVSPLTLRNWDKKGQLVAIRHPVNNYRLYTFSDIEKFLKSFEGRRPRKLKVRLIED, encoded by the coding sequence ATGGGACGATATATGACAATCAAAGAGGCAGCTAAATATCTGGGAGTCTCCCCGCTGACCTTGCGCAATTGGGATAAAAAGGGGCAACTGGTGGCCATAAGGCACCCGGTCAACAATTATCGCCTGTATACTTTTTCGGACATAGAAAAATTTCTAAAAAGCTTTGAGGGCAGAAGGCCCAGAAAATTGAAAGTCCGACTCATAGAGGATTAA
- a CDS encoding tetratricopeptide repeat protein has product MHKVVLPVKLAYDTILNMAENLAEKPLSFSLWDRAGRWSVYLLGFLVPFWVLPLTSNPLGTNKVALSYLLIIVAFLCWLVGRINTGTVTLPKNYLALTLIFMAAVWFMSGVFSLSPHVSFYELNDDASSFFAVLMFVIAGFVAYFYLRTPKEVFFWFSALFSSALLIFIFQLLRVVFGFSSFLGINFSSASSNLFGSWTELGIFFSVVGVLALFLFEVLTERRLRAVFMGLSLISLVVIVMVNNRIIWWVTFSFLLVIMAYLLSLKPRRINIFSATLLALIVVLLFIQVPAISSSIISYLGLGDLEVRPSFPASWTVVQKTLEETPFLGSGPATFVYDWLRFKPLAVNESIFWATRFSSGVAFVPSLLASVGILGFAAFLLVALSFFYFSLKALAGSGQTKLDPIFVLVLCGSLMIFVYLFVYNVGFTLTLFLFLFLGMFMALISERRLAKEYNIALFQSSGIGFISALAIIFLLIVSFSSFYIFGQKYASAYFFGRAGQLSAVGDAAGARGALGLAISLDQRDSYFRAAAELDLQDMALLLNRGDLSADDIRGGFQSFLSRAIQNAQTAVNLNPAENLNWMAMGRVYEAVIPFQVAGASEFAMSAYKEAAARNSTSPEPLLVQARVALALNQLDQAKGLLEDSLKLKSNYTPAHFLLAQIEDAQGNTSNAILRAEAAAVLSPNDIGALFQLGLLYYRSNRLDNARVVFERAVALNSNYSNARYFLGLIYDRLGMKPAAIEQFELIKSLNPQNAEVDQILRNLRNGKSALSGISPPAPRPEARQEPPVRE; this is encoded by the coding sequence GTGCATAAGGTTGTTTTGCCAGTCAAATTGGCTTATGATACTATTTTGAATATGGCTGAAAATTTAGCTGAAAAACCACTCTCTTTTTCTTTATGGGACAGAGCGGGGCGCTGGTCGGTTTACTTGCTCGGCTTTCTTGTTCCGTTTTGGGTTTTGCCTCTTACTTCAAATCCCCTGGGCACGAACAAAGTGGCCTTATCTTATCTTTTGATAATTGTCGCTTTTCTATGCTGGCTTGTCGGTCGGATTAATACCGGAACGGTTACGCTGCCAAAAAATTATTTGGCTTTGACGCTTATTTTTATGGCGGCGGTTTGGTTTATGTCCGGTGTTTTTTCATTAAGCCCGCATGTTTCTTTCTACGAATTAAATGACGACGCCTCAAGTTTCTTTGCCGTTTTGATGTTTGTGATTGCCGGATTTGTCGCTTATTTTTATCTGCGCACTCCGAAAGAAGTATTTTTTTGGTTCTCGGCCCTGTTTTCATCCGCTCTTCTTATTTTTATCTTTCAGCTTTTGCGGGTTGTTTTTGGTTTCAGTTCTTTTTTGGGAATTAATTTTTCATCAGCATCTTCAAATCTCTTTGGTTCCTGGACCGAACTCGGGATATTTTTCAGCGTGGTGGGAGTGCTTGCGCTTTTTCTTTTTGAGGTTTTGACCGAACGCAGGCTTCGCGCCGTTTTTATGGGGCTGTCTTTAATTTCGCTCGTCGTTATCGTGATGGTCAACAATCGTATTATTTGGTGGGTAACTTTTTCTTTTTTGCTGGTAATAATGGCCTACCTTTTATCTTTGAAGCCGCGTAGAATAAATATTTTTAGCGCAACGCTTTTGGCTTTAATCGTAGTGCTTTTATTTATCCAGGTTCCGGCAATTTCTTCGTCAATTATTTCTTATTTAGGATTGGGCGATCTTGAAGTTAGGCCGTCTTTCCCGGCTTCCTGGACGGTTGTGCAAAAGACGCTTGAAGAAACTCCTTTCCTTGGTTCGGGTCCGGCGACTTTCGTATACGATTGGCTGCGCTTCAAACCGCTTGCCGTCAATGAAAGTATTTTTTGGGCGACCCGTTTTTCAAGCGGAGTCGCGTTTGTGCCGTCTCTTTTGGCCTCGGTCGGCATTTTGGGCTTTGCCGCTTTTTTGTTAGTCGCACTTTCGTTTTTTTATTTTAGTTTAAAGGCCCTTGCCGGCTCCGGGCAGACAAAACTTGACCCTATTTTTGTTTTGGTTCTTTGCGGTTCCCTGATGATTTTTGTTTATTTGTTCGTTTACAACGTCGGATTCACCTTAACCCTTTTTCTGTTTTTGTTTTTGGGCATGTTTATGGCGCTTATTTCCGAGCGCCGCCTGGCTAAAGAGTATAACATCGCTCTTTTCCAAAGTTCAGGAATCGGATTCATATCGGCTCTGGCCATCATATTTCTTTTAATAGTTTCTTTTTCCAGTTTTTACATTTTCGGACAAAAATACGCCTCGGCTTACTTTTTTGGGAGAGCCGGTCAATTAAGCGCGGTTGGTGATGCGGCTGGAGCGCGCGGAGCTCTGGGTTTGGCGATTTCTTTGGACCAGCGCGATTCTTATTTTAGAGCGGCGGCCGAATTAGATTTGCAGGACATGGCTTTATTGCTCAATAGAGGCGACCTTTCCGCTGACGATATAAGAGGCGGATTTCAGAGTTTTTTAAGCCGGGCCATACAAAACGCGCAAACCGCGGTCAATCTTAATCCAGCGGAAAATCTTAATTGGATGGCTATGGGGCGCGTTTATGAAGCGGTGATTCCTTTTCAGGTTGCTGGGGCTTCGGAATTTGCCATGAGCGCTTACAAAGAAGCCGCGGCAAGAAATTCCACAAGTCCCGAACCTTTATTGGTTCAGGCCAGGGTGGCACTGGCCTTGAATCAGCTTGATCAGGCCAAGGGCTTGCTTGAAGATTCTTTGAAACTTAAAAGCAACTATACTCCCGCGCATTTTCTTTTAGCTCAAATAGAAGACGCGCAGGGCAATACTTCTAACGCTATTCTGCGCGCTGAAGCGGCGGCCGTTTTGAGCCCGAACGATATTGGAGCGCTGTTTCAGCTCGGTTTGCTTTACTATCGTTCAAACCGCCTGGATAACGCTCGCGTTGTTTTTGAAAGAGCGGTTGCTCTGAATTCAAACTACTCAAACGCCAGATATTTTTTGGGCTTGATTTACGACCGTCTGGGAATGAAGCCCGCGGCCATTGAACAATTTGAATTGATAAAAAGTTTAAATCCTCAAAACGCAGAAGTGGATCAGATATTAAGAAATTTGCGCAATGGAAAAAGCGCCTTGTCCGGAATATCCCCGCCGGCGCCTAGGCCCGAAGCCCGCCAAGAGCCGCCAGTCAGGGAATAG
- a CDS encoding insulinase family protein — protein sequence MSEGGDVVNGGIGFIGNHRVGQLSNGIRVVVENRPASEVVAFYFLVGVGSRDEDDEVVGVSHALEHMIFKGTPSRNAMDIAREMEGNGATINAFTGVERTGYWFLAPAVRFQEVLRVYADSLHYSLLAHEEWEKERQVILEEKRMYEENNAACAPVVLLPEAMFNLQMGIIGSENTIRRIGPEDMRALIKKWYLPENIVISIAGGITFDEALSAAEKALGNFGQSWQVGSGLMSRCFLPYQSKTRYIERVGRFDQTTIAAGFRIGGYHSPYRHAARILADILGGKMSSRLFSEVREKRALAYRVRSSTDEFRDAGVFNIMTMTTKPVEAFKVIMVEVEKMAREPVSDQELVDSKFLLNAADMKMESAGGFAAKNGSNVLRYGRMVNREEEERQVAGVTKDDVLGVAYSLLSLGQLTVALTGPESLEKEIALFLN from the coding sequence ATGTCCGAGGGTGGGGATGTTGTAAACGGTGGTATTGGTTTTATCGGTAATCACAGAGTCGGCCAGCTTTCAAATGGCATAAGAGTTGTAGTTGAAAATAGGCCGGCATCGGAAGTTGTCGCTTTTTACTTTTTGGTCGGCGTTGGTTCCAGAGACGAAGACGATGAAGTGGTCGGCGTTTCGCACGCTCTTGAACATATGATATTTAAAGGGACTCCTTCAAGAAATGCTATGGACATTGCCCGCGAAATGGAAGGCAACGGAGCGACGATTAACGCTTTTACCGGCGTGGAGAGAACGGGTTATTGGTTTTTAGCTCCGGCCGTGCGTTTTCAAGAAGTTCTGAGGGTTTATGCCGATTCTTTGCATTATAGCTTACTTGCTCACGAAGAATGGGAAAAAGAACGGCAGGTAATTTTGGAAGAGAAGCGAATGTATGAAGAAAATAATGCCGCTTGTGCGCCGGTGGTTCTTTTGCCCGAGGCGATGTTCAACCTTCAGATGGGCATTATTGGTTCCGAAAATACTATTCGTCGTATCGGCCCCGAGGACATGCGCGCTCTTATAAAAAAGTGGTACTTGCCGGAAAACATTGTAATTTCAATTGCCGGAGGGATAACTTTTGACGAGGCACTTAGCGCTGCCGAAAAGGCCCTTGGTAATTTCGGCCAAAGTTGGCAAGTTGGCTCCGGCCTCATGTCGCGCTGTTTTCTGCCGTACCAAAGCAAGACAAGATATATAGAAAGAGTTGGCAGATTTGATCAGACCACGATTGCCGCCGGTTTCAGAATCGGCGGATATCATAGCCCATATAGGCATGCGGCAAGAATTTTGGCGGATATTCTTGGCGGAAAAATGTCCTCGCGTCTTTTTTCGGAAGTCAGGGAAAAGCGCGCGCTTGCTTATCGTGTGCGTTCAAGCACGGATGAATTTCGCGATGCCGGTGTTTTTAACATAATGACAATGACCACCAAGCCGGTGGAGGCCTTCAAGGTTATTATGGTTGAAGTTGAAAAAATGGCCCGCGAGCCGGTCAGCGACCAGGAGCTTGTTGATTCCAAGTTTTTGCTAAATGCCGCGGATATGAAGATGGAGTCGGCCGGCGGTTTTGCGGCCAAAAACGGCTCAAATGTTTTGAGATACGGCCGGATGGTGAATCGCGAAGAGGAGGAAAGGCAAGTTGCCGGGGTGACAAAGGATGATGTTCTTGGCGTGGCTTATAGTCTCCTTTCACTCGGCCAGCTGACGGTTGCCTTAACCGGACCAGAATCATTAGAAAAAGAGATTGCTCTTTTTTTGAATTAA
- a CDS encoding putative transporter, with translation MIKSFFWSKKWALWAYGAGFLLILLSSSLVYLSVLFNRWQRDFYNIMQAPKSYALQDFYGGLGRFAWLAVCWILLSTIMNFIARHYVFRWRTAITFDYLPRWKNVPVKIEGESQRMQEDPALFADILESLGLKAMNAVMTVVVFSPILWGLSNEVKFWILTDIPGSLFWVALAVSIGGMAITWGVAYFLPKLEYNNQVVEAAFRKELVLAEDDKTNHSNMLTLAGLFTGIKVNYFRLYLHYGYVDLWLSMYNQMMVILPFIIMGSSLMAGIASLGIVIQISGAFGEVRSSLAVFIDNWTRITRLRSIWRRLHEFEANLDKYQVVEENSAGV, from the coding sequence GTGATAAAATCTTTTTTCTGGTCAAAGAAATGGGCTTTGTGGGCCTACGGCGCGGGCTTCTTGTTGATACTTCTCTCTTCTTCGCTTGTTTATCTTTCAGTGTTATTTAATCGGTGGCAAAGAGATTTTTATAACATAATGCAGGCTCCGAAAAGCTATGCGCTCCAAGATTTTTACGGGGGTCTCGGACGATTCGCGTGGCTTGCCGTGTGCTGGATTCTTTTATCAACGATTATGAATTTTATAGCCCGCCACTATGTTTTTAGGTGGCGCACGGCCATAACTTTTGATTATCTTCCGCGATGGAAAAACGTGCCGGTTAAAATTGAAGGCGAAAGCCAGCGTATGCAAGAAGATCCGGCTCTCTTTGCGGATATTTTAGAATCCCTGGGGCTCAAAGCGATGAATGCCGTTATGACGGTGGTGGTATTTTCTCCGATTTTGTGGGGTTTAAGCAATGAAGTGAAGTTTTGGATTTTAACCGATATCCCGGGCTCGCTGTTTTGGGTGGCGCTGGCAGTAAGTATTGGCGGAATGGCAATTACTTGGGGAGTCGCTTACTTTCTGCCGAAACTCGAGTATAACAATCAGGTGGTTGAGGCCGCGTTTAGAAAAGAATTGGTTTTGGCCGAAGACGATAAAACTAACCATTCAAACATGTTAACGCTGGCGGGTTTATTTACGGGAATTAAAGTTAATTATTTCCGTTTGTATTTGCATTACGGCTACGTCGACTTGTGGCTTAGTATGTATAATCAGATGATGGTTATTTTGCCTTTTATTATTATGGGCTCAAGTTTAATGGCTGGAATCGCGTCTCTAGGAATCGTTATCCAAATATCCGGAGCTTTTGGAGAAGTGCGTTCAAGTTTAGCCGTGTTTATTGACAATTGGACAAGAATCACAAGATTGCGCAGTATTTGGAGGCGCTTGCACGAATTTGAGGCGAACTTGGATAAGTATCAAGTCGTTGAAGAAAATTCTGCGGGGGTTTAA
- the lepA gene encoding elongation factor 4, which translates to MQNIRNFVIIAHIDHGKSTLADRFLELTGTIEKRKMREQFLDSMELERERGITIKMQPVRMNYQLSTINYQLNLIDTPGHVDFAYEVSRALAAVEGAILLVDGTQGVEAQTISVLDMARELKLKIVPVVNKIDLAGARVEKTEEEIQKILNVGTEEILKVSGKTGEGVEELLKEVVERVPAPSGNVESPRRALIFDFDYSAHQGVIAYIRVFDGIFKKGDEVKLVRSGIKFTIQEIGVFKPNRSQAAELQAGEIGYIATNIKNPSEVRVGDTLTSVLNPAPALGGYHEPQSVVWTSVYPLKEDDFSDFKKAILRLHLSDTSFSYEEESSSVLGRGMRLGFLGMLHLEIVLERLEREFGMKVVAASPTVAYEISMKNGETKFIFAPSEFPNDHDILSVKERWADCRLIVPSEYLSPSLKLIQSREGSVLSTDIFGENRILIQAEMPLRELMRDFFDELKSSTSGYASFSYKPGDLREADVARLDILVHGSIVPAFSRVVSRSRIERESKDAVEKLYSILPRELFAMKLQAQSLGRIIASRTLPALKKDVTGYLYGGDRTRKMKLWSKQKKGKKRLKEFGRVQIPHEVFIKMIRRN; encoded by the coding sequence ATGCAAAATATCCGAAATTTCGTCATCATCGCTCACATTGACCATGGCAAGTCAACGCTGGCTGACCGGTTTTTGGAATTGACCGGCACAATAGAAAAAAGAAAAATGCGCGAGCAATTTTTGGATTCAATGGAATTGGAGCGCGAACGAGGCATAACCATAAAAATGCAGCCGGTCCGGATGAACTATCAACTATCAACTATCAACTACCAACTGAATTTAATAGACACGCCAGGACACGTTGATTTTGCTTACGAAGTTTCACGGGCTCTGGCCGCGGTGGAAGGGGCGATTCTTTTGGTTGACGGCACTCAAGGAGTTGAAGCCCAGACGATTTCTGTTTTGGATATGGCTCGCGAATTGAAGCTGAAAATAGTTCCTGTGGTCAACAAGATTGACCTAGCGGGCGCAAGGGTAGAAAAAACTGAAGAAGAAATACAAAAGATTTTAAACGTCGGGACTGAAGAAATTCTTAAAGTATCCGGAAAAACGGGCGAAGGCGTTGAGGAACTTTTAAAAGAAGTCGTTGAGCGCGTTCCTGCGCCTTCAGGGAACGTTGAATCGCCGCGCCGCGCTTTGATATTTGATTTTGATTACTCGGCTCATCAAGGAGTCATCGCCTACATCCGAGTTTTTGACGGCATTTTCAAAAAAGGCGACGAGGTAAAGTTGGTGCGGTCAGGAATTAAGTTCACGATACAAGAAATAGGCGTATTTAAGCCAAACCGATCTCAGGCCGCCGAATTGCAAGCCGGAGAAATAGGATACATCGCGACCAATATAAAAAATCCGTCCGAGGTTAGAGTGGGAGATACGCTTACGTCTGTCTTGAATCCGGCTCCGGCCCTGGGCGGCTATCACGAACCCCAGTCGGTAGTTTGGACAAGCGTTTATCCGTTGAAAGAAGATGATTTCAGCGATTTTAAAAAAGCAATTTTACGCCTGCATTTAAGCGACACCTCTTTTTCGTACGAAGAAGAATCTTCAAGTGTTTTGGGCCGCGGGATGCGTTTGGGTTTTTTGGGCATGCTGCATTTGGAGATAGTTCTTGAAAGATTGGAGCGCGAATTCGGAATGAAAGTCGTTGCCGCGTCTCCCACCGTGGCCTACGAAATAAGTATGAAAAATGGCGAAACAAAATTTATTTTCGCGCCATCCGAATTCCCGAACGACCACGATATTTTATCGGTTAAAGAAAGGTGGGCCGATTGTCGGCTTATAGTTCCTTCAGAATATTTAAGCCCCAGTCTTAAGCTTATTCAAAGCCGCGAGGGATCCGTTTTAAGCACTGATATTTTCGGCGAAAACCGTATTTTGATTCAAGCCGAAATGCCCCTCCGCGAGCTGATGCGCGATTTTTTTGATGAATTAAAAAGTTCCACGTCCGGTTACGCCTCTTTTTCCTACAAGCCCGGCGATTTACGTGAAGCTGATGTGGCGCGCCTTGATATTTTGGTGCATGGCAGTATAGTTCCGGCTTTCAGCCGGGTGGTTTCCAGGTCTCGTATTGAGCGCGAATCCAAAGACGCGGTTGAAAAACTTTATTCAATTTTACCCAGAGAGCTTTTTGCGATGAAACTTCAGGCACAATCTCTAGGCAGGATTATAGCTTCAAGAACTTTGCCCGCGCTTAAAAAAGATGTTACCGGATATCTTTACGGCGGCGACAGAACACGCAAGATGAAGCTTTGGTCCAAGCAAAAAAAGGGAAAAAAACGCCTCAAAGAATTCGGGCGCGTTCAGATTCCCCATGAGGTTTTTATAAAAATGATACGACGGAACTAG
- a CDS encoding leucine-rich repeat domain-containing protein, with amino-acid sequence MDVLRPKIEAKYGIILIIALAGLLFLLSILPARKKAETVIAPPVEPCADVDIYTDLKVALKNPEKVCVLDLRGSAAEAAPEHIGRFQNLRELYLNNSNLSEIPPDIFKMENLLVLALDNNKFSRIPPDIGKLSNLSVLSLNANLFQKFPRAILSLGGLSALYMSSNELTAIPDEIARLKNLSLLFLEGNKFNSDEQQRIRALLPNAEIFF; translated from the coding sequence ATGGATGTTTTGAGGCCGAAAATTGAGGCAAAATACGGAATAATCTTAATTATCGCTTTGGCGGGCCTTTTGTTTTTATTAAGCATCTTGCCGGCCCGTAAAAAGGCTGAAACCGTTATAGCGCCGCCGGTCGAGCCATGCGCGGATGTTGATATTTATACAGACCTTAAAGTCGCGCTTAAGAATCCCGAAAAAGTCTGCGTGCTTGATTTGCGCGGTTCGGCGGCTGAAGCCGCGCCTGAGCATATCGGCCGTTTCCAAAATCTGCGGGAGCTTTATTTAAATAACAGCAATCTTTCCGAAATTCCTCCGGACATTTTTAAAATGGAGAATCTTTTAGTGCTCGCGCTTGATAATAATAAATTCAGCCGTATCCCGCCGGACATCGGGAAACTTTCAAATCTTTCGGTGCTGTCGCTAAACGCGAATCTTTTTCAAAAATTTCCCAGAGCCATATTATCGCTTGGAGGATTGTCCGCGCTCTACATGAGTTCTAATGAACTTACAGCTATCCCTGATGAGATCGCGCGGCTGAAGAATCTCTCGCTTTTGTTTCTGGAGGGCAACAAATTTAATTCCGATGAACAGCAGAGAATCCGTGCACTGCTCCCGAACGCGGAGATATTTTTTTAG
- the cas2 gene encoding CRISPR-associated endonuclease Cas2, translated as MRLPITDEFLWKLYDFTEELDKTYDFFAPRTPYEIVYPEIHRLKREYQRSSARTGFSQFVQNLQNRGYIQVKALKGTRGVILTPKGAERALRIKLKFVKKKKRKDNKWIMIIFDIPEKQRRARELFRNALINLGYQKLQKSVWVCPYDVHKETEEAIRAYRSIPYVKLFIIEEII; from the coding sequence ATGCGGCTACCTATTACGGACGAATTTTTGTGGAAATTGTATGATTTTACTGAAGAGCTTGATAAAACATATGACTTTTTCGCCCCGCGCACACCATACGAAATAGTCTATCCTGAAATACATCGCTTAAAACGCGAGTATCAAAGATCAAGCGCGCGAACAGGTTTCAGTCAATTTGTACAAAATCTGCAAAACAGAGGATATATTCAAGTAAAGGCGCTCAAAGGAACAAGGGGCGTTATTCTCACGCCGAAAGGCGCCGAAAGAGCATTGAGAATAAAGTTAAAATTCGTAAAAAAGAAAAAGCGAAAAGATAATAAATGGATTATGATTATTTTCGATATACCAGAAAAACAAAGACGCGCAAGAGAATTGTTCAGAAACGCGCTGATAAATCTTGGGTATCAAAAACTACAAAAAAGCGTTTGGGTGTGCCCTTACGACGTGCACAAAGAAACAGAAGAAGCGATACGGGCATACCGCTCCATTCCTTACGTCAAACTTTTTATTATAGAAGAGATAATCTAA
- a CDS encoding succinylglutamate desuccinylase/aspartoacylase family protein — MKIILNILTHGDERIGLKVVREIKKLNIDKDTLVAQVANRRAFELRKRFIDQDLNRSFPGKKEGNHEEKLAYKISPIVKSADIVIDIHSTKSELKDAVIVTKLDINTRKCIEAMRPKYVLIMNATRDTALISQAKIGLAFEYGKDNNSIALKKIVTDIKKLFCYIGLVDIKLPKSKTVAKYFDVVSEVAKPKGYKLLKKIKNYKIIHKGEVFATNGKHELIAEENFYPILFGEKNYKTIFGFRGKKYSKSSPSSLRRAAAGRLP; from the coding sequence ATGAAAATTATACTTAACATTTTAACTCACGGCGACGAAAGAATCGGGTTAAAAGTCGTGAGAGAAATAAAAAAATTGAATATTGATAAAGACACTCTTGTTGCACAGGTTGCCAATAGGAGAGCTTTTGAATTACGAAAAAGATTTATTGATCAAGATTTAAACCGATCGTTTCCCGGCAAAAAAGAGGGCAATCACGAGGAGAAGCTCGCTTACAAGATTTCGCCAATTGTAAAATCAGCGGATATTGTAATTGACATCCATTCCACAAAAAGCGAATTAAAAGATGCCGTTATCGTTACGAAGCTCGATATAAATACAAGAAAATGCATCGAAGCAATGCGACCCAAGTACGTGCTGATTATGAACGCAACAAGAGATACCGCTTTAATTTCCCAAGCGAAAATTGGCCTCGCTTTTGAATATGGGAAAGACAATAATTCAATCGCGCTTAAAAAGATCGTAACGGATATTAAAAAATTATTTTGTTACATTGGCCTCGTTGATATTAAACTACCCAAAAGCAAAACGGTCGCAAAGTATTTTGATGTTGTTTCTGAAGTTGCCAAACCAAAAGGATACAAATTATTAAAGAAAATCAAAAATTACAAGATTATACATAAAGGCGAAGTATTTGCCACGAATGGTAAACATGAGCTTATAGCGGAAGAAAATTTTTATCCGATACTTTTTGGAGAAAAGAACTACAAAACCATTTTTGGATTTAGGGGCAAAAAATATTCTAAATCTTCGCCAAGCAGTTTGAGGCGAGCGGCGGCGGGGCGACTTCCTTAA